ATCCTCCTCCAGCTCCTGCACAGGTAGCGAGATCGTCTGCGCGAGCGCGGGGAGCATGACCTCCCCCCCGAGGCAGGAGAGCCCACGCAGGAGATCTCTGATGCGGGGGGGAAGTGCTGCCAGGCGTAGCGCCGGGATCTCCGTGACCACGGTGCGGGTGAGATATCCCCTGACCGCCTCGTCCTCCCACCCCCACCCCTGCTCCCGGAGTTTCAGGATCCCGTCGCTGCGCAGGGAGTTCAGAAGCTCCACCGTGTCCCCCGGGTTACCCTCCGTCTTCGTGGCGACCGCTTGCGCCAGTGAGGCCCCCTCGCCCCCTTGGAGGCGCAGCATCTCCTCTATCATGAGGGCGAGGTCCTCGTGGGGGAGGCTTCCGAGACGCAGCCTGAGCGTCACCGACTCCTGCCCCCTCCAGCGCTTCAGTGCGGAGGCCAGAGGGGCCGAGGCGGGCTCCCCGTCGCGGTGGCTCCCCACGAGGAGAAGGCCAGGAGGGAGCCCCGAGGCGAGGATGCTGTCGATGAAGTCGATGGCATGCTGGGGAGCGCACTGAAGGTCGTCGAGAAAGACCACCACCGGGCGCTGCGAAACGATGGAGCACAAAAGATCGAGCCCTGCCACGTGGAGCCTCGCTTGCGTCTTCACCGCATCCCCGGAGACCTGCTCCGGCGTTACCCCGAGGATGGTGGCGAATTCGGGAAGGGAGGCGCTGAGAAGTGCGGCGCTCGGGCCGAGCCGACGCAGCAGTCGCTCGCGGTGGAAGGAGAGCTCCGCCTCCGGCTCCGCCAGGAGGAGGCGTCCCAGGGCGCGCAGCGCCTGCACGTTGGCGCTGGAGGCGGGGTCGTGCCGCTGCGCCTCAAACCTGCCGCTGACGAACCAGCCGTGCGCCTGCGCCACCATGAGGCGCAATTCGTTCACCAGCGCGCTCTTCCCGACTCCGGGGGCGCCGGAGACGAGGACGGCGGCCCCCGGCCCCTGCAACGCCACGGCCAGTGCCTTTCGCAGCGCCGAGATCTCCCTCTCCCGCCCGATCAGCCGCGACGGCGGCGAAAGCCTGATGCAGAAGTCGTGCTCCCCCAGCGAAAGGGAGGTCTCCCCTCCGCTCATCACCTCCTGCAGGAGCCGGGAGAGATCGTGCTTGAGCCCGGCGGCACTCTGGTAGCGCAGGTCCGGCTCCTTCTCCAGAAGTCGCATCACGATCCGGGAGAGGGGGGGCGGGACGGAGGGGACGATCTGCGCGGGGGGGACGGGGGGGCGCGCCAGGATGTCGTGGATCAGTTGCAGCGGGTCGCTCCCTTCGAAAGGGGGGCGTCCCACGAGGAGGTGATAAAAGGTGGCCCCGAGGCCGTAGAGGTCGGCGCGCTGGTCGACGGTGCGGCCGGTGCGGCCGGTCTGCTCCGGTGCCAGGTAGGGGAGGGTGCCGGCGATCTCGCGGTGGTGCACGAAGACGGGGCGCTCCTCGGCGAAGGTGGTGGCGAGGCTGAAATCGATGACCACAGGGGAATCGTCCCTGCGGGAGAAGAGGACGTTGTCGGGGTTCAGATTCTTGTGCGCCACACCTGCGCCATGGATGTCGGCGAGGACCGCCGCTGTCTGCAGGAAAAGCCGCACCAGCGCCGCCATCTCCCCACCGCGCTGCGGGGTGACTTCGTGGAGGGGGAGGGCGCCGCTATCCTCCATGGCGATGGTAGAGGGGGGGAATGCCCCCTGTACCAGTCGTGGCACTCCCGCGATCCCTGAGAGGCGCTCCAGGATTCCCCTCTCGTGGTGAAAGCGGATGTCGGCGTTCGGCCCGAGGAGCTCCTTGCAGATGACGCTCCCCCCCCCGGGGAGCTTGCGGCGAAAGACCCGCGTAAGCGCGCAATGGTACAGGACCTCGTCCGCCGCCCACTGGGGAAGGCCCATCACCCAACGATTTTTGCAAATTGCAGTCAAAGTAGCTTCCTGTGGCGGTTTGTGCCGGGAGGGAGAGGGCGGGGAGTTTCAGCGCTTGCGCGACCCGGGATGCTCCATCAGCTGAGGTATCGGCTGGAAAGGTCAAATACTTGAGGGGATACGCTGCGGCGGGGAGGATGTGACGTGGGGGGGGGAAAGGGGAGGCCCCTGCACTGCAGGGGCCTCCGGTACGGCATGAGCTATTTCTTTGTCACCACGAAGATTTCGGGGCTTTCCGCGCTGCCGGATGGTGTTTCCACCGTGATCTTCGTGTTGGTGAGGGTTCCCTTCGGCACGAGGAAGGAGAGCTGGTTCGTGCCGTACACCGTCGTCTCTATGCGAGTCACACCCCCCATACTGATATAGGTGCGTCCCGGGACGAAGTTCGTGCCGGTGACGATGCGGTAGGCACCCGGGGGGCCGATGTAGTGATCGACAGCCGTGATCGTCGGAGCTCCCGTAGGTGTCTGGACCGTAAAGACCGCGGTGCTCGGGGCGCCCGCACCGAAGTCCGTCGTGCTGACGGTGATCGCCCCGCCGCTTCCTTCCGCAATGGAGGGGACGGTGAAGATGAGGGTGTAGGAGTCAAGGACCTGGACGTTCGTTCCCGGAACCGCGCCGATGGTAACGGAGGTCCTGCCGGAAATAAAGTCCTGCCCGTGGACCGTCACGGTCTGCCCCACCGGCCCTATGGCAGGCGCAAAGCTCGTCACCGTCGGCGCAGCGGTCGGCTGCTGCACCGTGAACGCCTCCGTGGAGGTTGCCTCCCCGTACGGCGTGGTGACCTTGACGGTGCTCGGGGAGGTGATCCCTGCCGGCACCGCGAAGGAGAGGTAGCTGGAATGTGCCACCATTGTCTCGATGCCGGTTACGCCTCCTATGGAGACCGTCGTTCCCGGCACGAAGTTCGTCCCCATGATGCGCACGAGCTGCCCGATCGGCCCCGAGGTCGGACCAATAGAGCCGATGGTGGGCTGCGGCGGGTTTACGGTCATCACCGACTGGGCCGAGACGCTCTGGTCCAGCGGCCATCTGGCGGTCAGCGTCGATTTTCCGGTACGTATGGCGGTGGAGGTCTCCCCCTTGTTGCTGGTATTGTCCACCACCGCTACCTGCTCGTCCGAGGAGAACCAGGTGACGGTTTCGGTGACGTCCTGTTTGGTGCCATCCGAGAAGTTCGCAACCGCGGTGAGCTGCACTTTCTCTATTCCGAGGCCGACCGCGGGTGTACCGGGCTCCACCGTGATGGAGACTGCGTGGGCGCCGCTGACCGTGAGTGTCGCCTGTGCCTGCCTTCCGCCGTAGGCGGCGGTTATGGTGGTGGAACCTTGCTTCAGCCCCGTGGCGGAGACGCGCCCGCTCGCATCAGCGGCCATTGTCGCTACGGTCGGATCGGAAGAGGTCCATGTCGCCGCCGGGGTGACGTCATGGGTGCTGCCGTCGCTGTACCCTGCCTTCGCGGTGAAGCGCATGCTCGTCCCGATGGCGATGGTGGAGTTCCCCTGGTCGATGGAGAGGGAGTTGATGGTGGCAGCGTTGATGGTGATCCCCACGCTCCCGGAGATGCCGGCGAGTGTGGCGGTTATGGTGACCGCGCCGGGCGCTACCGAGGTCACTAAGCCGGTGCTGCTGACGGTCGCCTTCGCGGTGTCGGAGGAGCTCCAGGAGACGAGGCTGGTGATATCTCCGGTGCTGTTGTCGGAGAAGGTGCCTTTGGCGGTCAGCTGCTTCGGAACACCGACCGGCATGGAGGGGACCGGGTCGATGGCGATGGAGGAGAGGGCGAGGACCTTCACGGTCGCCGAGCCGGTCGCACCCGATCCGGCTGCGGTGATGACTGCGGTGCCCGGCGTGGACCCCGCGGTGACCAGGCCGGAGCTGCTGACGGAGGCGACAGCGCTTGCGGACGAGCTCCAGGTGACGGTGCCGGTGACATCCTGGGTGCTGCCGTCAGTTGCCACCAGTGTGGCTGTGTATTGCTGTGTCGTACCCGGCGGGAGTGTCAGAGTGGCGGGGTGGACCTGGATCGTCGGACCGGTTGCTACGTTTGCCGAACTTCCGTTCCCCCCTCCAGACCCTCCTCCGCCGCAACCTGAGAGTGCGAGCAGTGACATCACCATGGCCCATAGTAGCAATAGCGGTTTTCTCATGTCTTGCCTCCTGTGGAATCGAATGTGATAGACCGTCCGGGAAATAGGGAGTGTCAGAGCCTATGACTTGCGGGCCAACTCTCCTGTCTGGCGAACGACTTCCAAATTATACTGCACAGCCGCAAATAGTTAAGGTATACCAATGTACCCTCGGCTCTCTGACTCCGCGTCGGACGTGGGGGGAACGCCTTGGCGGCTTTTGTGGAAATGGGATACCATCTAGGGAGGAAGTCGCAGGTGGGCGGAAAATGGGGGAAGATCCCCGGGAGGTAGTCATGAGGCGTATGGTTCTGCTGGCGGCGTTTTCTTTTGTCTTTGCGACGGGGCCCACTGCTTTCGGGCAGGTCGTGGCTCCCGATGAGGGAGGGATGCAGCAGCCGCGCGACGGTGCCATAGAGGAGATGGACAGCTCGCGTCAGAAGGCGTGCAACTGCTGCCAGGAGTGTCAGGCGGCGATGAAGACGACGAAGGGGAAGGAGGAGGGGCCTCCGAAGACGAACGGCTGCAGGGATTGCTGCAAGCGCTGCGGGAAGAAGGTCCCTATGGACAAGAGCGTCCCGCCGGAGATCACCCGCTAGCCGCGGGGCTACCGGCTCTTCTTCTCCAGCTCCAGGTCGAGGTGCTTCAGCTCGTCGATGTTCCGTTTCAGCTGCTCGATGGTGTCCCTGAGGTCGCTGTTTTCCTTGCTGAGGGCGTCCCTTTGGGTGCGGTAGGTGCGGTTCTGGCGCCGCAGCTCGTCCCCTGAGCTGAGCTGGTCCGCCAGTGGCTGCGCCTGGGCGGTCCAGGGGCTTTGCGGGTACTCCCGCTTCAGGCGGCGCAGCAGCTGGTGCGCCCTCGTGCTCTCCCCTCCCGGGCGTACCGATAAAAGGGCCAGCCTGAAAAGCGCCTCGTCCGTCACCCCCGCCACCGGGGGGGCTTCGCATACCGCGGCAAGGAGCCCGCGGGCGTTGGCGACATCCCCCCTCCCCAGCGCCTTCACCGCCTGGGAGAGCTGCTCCGCCTGGTTCGCGCGTGAGGGGGTGCGTGGTGCAGGTGCCGGTGGCCCCACCGCGTCCGGAGGCAACGCTCCTTTCGAGGCACACCCGGCGCAGAGGGCGAAGACGATGGCTGCGGCGATTTTCTTCATTTCTCCTGTCCGTACCACTTGATGGAGTAGCTGCTCCCCGGGCTTTCCTTCACGTAGTCCTTCAGCTCCGCGCTTACGCGCGCCAGTTCCACGGCGGAGGCGACCTGGGCGCCGCCGCAGATCACCAC
The DNA window shown above is from Geomonas sp. RF6 and carries:
- a CDS encoding Ig-like domain-containing protein; protein product: MRKPLLLLWAMVMSLLALSGCGGGGSGGGNGSSANVATGPTIQVHPATLTLPPGTTQQYTATLVATDGSTQDVTGTVTWSSSASAVASVSSSGLVTAGSTPGTAVITAAGSGATGSATVKVLALSSIAIDPVPSMPVGVPKQLTAKGTFSDNSTGDITSLVSWSSSDTAKATVSSTGLVTSVAPGAVTITATLAGISGSVGITINAATINSLSIDQGNSTIAIGTSMRFTAKAGYSDGSTHDVTPAATWTSSDPTVATMAADASGRVSATGLKQGSTTITAAYGGRQAQATLTVSGAHAVSITVEPGTPAVGLGIEKVQLTAVANFSDGTKQDVTETVTWFSSDEQVAVVDNTSNKGETSTAIRTGKSTLTARWPLDQSVSAQSVMTVNPPQPTIGSIGPTSGPIGQLVRIMGTNFVPGTTVSIGGVTGIETMVAHSSYLSFAVPAGITSPSTVKVTTPYGEATSTEAFTVQQPTAAPTVTSFAPAIGPVGQTVTVHGQDFISGRTSVTIGAVPGTNVQVLDSYTLIFTVPSIAEGSGGAITVSTTDFGAGAPSTAVFTVQTPTGAPTITAVDHYIGPPGAYRIVTGTNFVPGRTYISMGGVTRIETTVYGTNQLSFLVPKGTLTNTKITVETPSGSAESPEIFVVTKK